From a region of the Primulina eburnea isolate SZY01 chromosome 7, ASM2296580v1, whole genome shotgun sequence genome:
- the LOC140835895 gene encoding uncharacterized protein — protein MKKVEQKDVILFVKEHIIHRFGIPQSITTEQGTLFVGSEMKEFAEEYGIQLINSSPHYPQSNGHSEASNQVLIKMLKKMMEDNSRDGHRLQSENLWAYRTSKRSDTGLSPFTLTYGHDVVLPMEVVIHSLRVMKQNELEPELYTEAMIIELEDLDELRMQTYNALVLQKSKVARSYNKRVNKKVFEEGDVVWKVILPLGSKDREIRQMVAQLGRAIQSPSSFRWKCIYWLASLDGEPHRRCINRKYLKHYYPSSWVGVSDINGS, from the coding sequence ATGAAAAAGGTAGAGCAGAAAGATGTTATTCTATTTGTGAAAGAACATATTATTCATAGATTTGGAATCCCGCAATCGATCACAACCGAACAGGGAACTTTGTTCGTGGGATCAGAAATGAAGGAATTTGCTGAGGAATATGGAATCCAGTTGATTAATTCTTCACCTCATTATCCCCAATCCAACGGTCATTCTGAAGCTTCAAACCAAGTATTAATCAAGATGTTGAAAAAGATGATGGAGGATAACTCCCGAGATGGGCACCGGCTGCAATCGGAAAATTTGTGGGCTTATCGAACATCAAAGAGAAGTGATACTGGTCTAAGCCCTTTCACCTTGACTTATGGACACGATGTAGTTTTACCCATGGAAGTAGTGATCCATTCCTTGAGGGTGATGAAGCAAAATGAATTGGAGCCAGAGCTCTACACGGAAGCTATGATCATTGAGCTTGAGGATTTGGATGAGCTGAGGATGCAAACGTATAATGCTTTGGTGCTTCAGAAATCCAAGGTGGCCAGAAGTTACAATAAACGTGTGAACAAGAAAGTATTTGAGGAGGGGGACGTTGTTTGGAAGGTGATTTTACCCCTCGGGTCCAAAGACAGGGAAATTCGGCAAATGGTCGCCCAACTGGGAAGGGCCATTCAAAGTCCATCGAGTTTTAGATGGAAATGCATATATTGGTTGGCTAGTCTGGATGGGGAACCACACAGGAGGTGCATCAACAGGAAGTACTTGAAGCATTACTACCCCAGTAGTTGGGTGGGGGTATCAGACATAAACGGTTCATGA
- the LOC140835896 gene encoding uncharacterized protein, protein MSPELTHKLLLIQKRNHPSIHQRGIQVDTFDIDVDLARDWRDEIKGALRNPEQKLHYCLKMRILCYVLMGDELYRKGDNGLLLRCLGFPEAMRVMQQVHEGICGAHQSGVKMRWLIRRHGHY, encoded by the coding sequence ATGTCGCCCGAGCTCACCCACAAACTCTTGTTGATACAAAAAAGAAATCATCCTTCTATTCATCAAAGAGGAATACAAGTGGATACCTTTGACATTGATGTTGACCTCGCTAGGGATTGGAGGGATGAAATAAAAGGTGCATTGAGGAATCCTGAGCAGAAGTTGCATTATTGTTTGAAAATGAGAATTCTATGTTATGTCTTGATGGGAGATGAACTGTACAGGAAAGGGGACAATGGTTTATTGTTGCGGTGTTTAGGTTTCCCAGAGGCCATGAGAGTCATGCAGCAGGTACATGAAGGGATATGTGGAGCACACCAGTCGGGGGTCAAAATGAGATGGTTAATCCGCAGACATGGCCATTACTAG